The Gossypium arboreum isolate Shixiya-1 chromosome 4, ASM2569848v2, whole genome shotgun sequence DNA segment tagggtctgaatttagcctggactggcaatcccgacaatactctatgagtttatattgcaggggatttagcctggactggtaatcccgctgcaaggttgaggttcgcgggagtgtgctctctaaaatggatatgtgcgcacatgaatatgaattgacagacccggaattgtacactaaaagtgtacctctgaaaatccatcgaaaattccaagaaattcaacgggataaatatggaaaaataacaaggaaatggaaatcatggtattgacgagctcatcaattatagtatatattattggtacatggaaattattgtactaacttgaatgttgagtttgtgcatattagggtaataatgcattgaatggatatatggatgtttattgtattgtattgaaaatattaggtaagtataattcttgttacatgagcttactaagcacaaagtgcttactccgtttcctttttccctgttttgtagtgttaagagctcggaggtcggatttggtcggagacacatcacactatcaacctcaggatttcagtatataaagaaactttattttggaaatcaatggcatgtataagctaacaaagtaaatgttaacgtgaaatgaatgtaaagttagccattagtatggttaacaaacctggttttagatatgtgatgacgttaacttataaatatgcatgaatttatcttgaaaatatgttgaattgatttggttgatgtggattggtctcgatttaatattgcagggaaggttagatatttataaaggggctatattgaatataaaaaaaattaatttgtaaactccggtaatgcctcgtaacctattccggcaatgaatacgggtaggggtattacaactTCCAAGCTTTAATTGCATCATATCTCAACAATGACATCTAAAACTAAACTCAAACAACGTGAAAATTTAATACATGGGTATGACATACTAAGCTTAGATGATAAAAAAgctataaaaattatcaaataatcCTTCTTACGTTGGTAAAATTTTCGGATGGTTTGACTAAGAAACTAAAGAAAATTTTCTTCCTTCACTTAGGTTGGACAGCACAATGATGATACATTCTCTCTCCTACtcacattatatatataaattattaacaacctaattaaccttaattaaatagttaatacaTGACCATGATTAAAAATTAATTCTCTAATTGGAAAAAGATGAATAGGATCATTTTATCCCACTATCTATGAAATAATAATAGTTAAATAACCATTAGATCCTTGGTTGAATTGCTAAATAAGGTCTTATGCAATtcttaatttaaaattcaatagcaattacacttttacaatttaatttgtgAACTATAATTAAGACTTTCTCAATTTAACTACTCGGTGATCCAATAATACAACCTTATATTAAATATGTCAACTCTTCGATTAATAATTTCACTAACTCAATTTAAGGAATTCGGCTTCGAAACTTCATTTTCCAACATCAACAAAACTTGAGTCGTTACAACTGTTTTATTGAAATACAACAAAAATCACTAAGGTTTGTTTATTTGGACAACATAGAGTAATTGGATAACAGTATAATTGTTAagtagtattttcaaagatttgtAATATCCCTAGACATGTTTGGCTCACATAGTGTAATTACATCGTAATTCATTATGCCATGTTTGGTAgtacaaattataattataaatggtAAGTacacaattacataatttatattttaaaaatattaattactataaaaattatcaatatgataaaaatatttctaaatgggtaacaaaaattaaaatcaaatcatcatatgtACTATGTTAGTCCAAGAAAATAGTCGATAATGtgattactaataaaaataacaagaaaaataaacatcatatgcAATTTTATCTAAGTGCTCCAGGATTTCATATTTATTGGGTTATTCCTTCTTTAACATTTAATATGTACTCGTTATCATCATCTGTTGGTCATTCATTGAGCTCTTCATCATCTgaatttgaatttatattattAAGACTATCAATATCTCTTTCTTTTATATACTGCTCAAAGTATGGATCATCTCAATTCACTTTGAATAAATGTAGTTATGAAGTAGGCAATAAACTTACTTTTTAGAATGCAGACAATCTTTAGCTTTGGTTATAAaaacttatataaacttaatttggaaaaagacttatGCTAGATTATAAACTTTTTATAATATGCAACTTACttgaaattaatataaattttataatatataaactttataaaaatattttataaagtgTCAAATAACTTTCATAGCTttggttaattttttatatataagttGAAAGTAGATTTTAAATCCAAAAATACAGAGATTAAattaatcttaaaaataaaagtaatactAAACTACTAATGTATGAAGTGTATAGAGACTTACAGTCAATATTGTTTAAACTAGACTAGGATGTGATCGGGGTACTAATCCGAAGAGAGACATTAGACTAATTGACCTGCGAACTGATACAGACTAGTTCAACTAGGCTAAAAACCAATTGAactgattttttatttatttttttatttatgatttttaatgatttatttaaacaaatcATATGAACTAGTGATATGACCAGTTCAACAACCGATGCAGTTCTAAAAACATTACTTAGattatattttaatctttaattttttatttataatttgacaCAAATAAGTAATCAACATGGATGaaccataataataaatttacaaaatacaaATAATAATAGTTAATTAATGATCAAATAagtaatttcaaattttcatttatcAATATATAAAAATGATAATTGCTTTATTCCTCCAAATATTTTTGATGCTTTATTCAACCACTACGAATTAATCGACAAATAATATTAAGTTATTGATTGAGTTGGTATCACccttaattaatttataaactCGGTTAAGAAATTACAAAAATATCTTTTCGTAAAATAtgcatattataatattttaacccATGCTAATTATATTACTAAACCTTAAATTTATCACTCAACCAaagctttattttaatatattttatatattttgttttaatatacaCAATTTATTATCTCCTCatttgtatatattaataatgttattcATTGAGTTGGTGTCGAAGTCAACCTAACACTAACTCATAATTGATGACAAAATAGTAATAAATAACGATAGTGCATTTAGtattatttatccaatgtatttatgtatttaaaatttattttatttataatttaatctagtttttatattaatatcgtgcatatttcatatattattatgattaattaattttaaattatacattttattatttattgcatATTATTTTTAATCGGATATGCGTAAAATTAAAAGGAAACTCAAAGGATAAGCTTGAGAACACTTATCTTTCTTAAATGTTTGGATCAAATGGTTCCACCACTTTCTTTAATAGGTGGAGACTTGGTtggatttattattaattattattatgtttgaCTTCTTTTACtcttaaaaagaaaatattttatttgtttttaaaatattttattttgaaaataaaaatataagttttaataaaagaataaacatatttaatctttaaaattaaaataactatTTATTATAAAAGAGATAAAATATGGATAAACATTAATTATTGACAAGTAtgataagttataataaattttaatttcacctTTCGAGTGAAATTGAATTTAAacagtatttaaaatatattaatactatatatatatttatgctcGGCTCAAATTTGACTCAACCTAGACCTCTAAATTACAAAGTTTCATGTACTTCCACAAGTATTTTCAGAACAGAGTTGATCGGCCACTAAGTTGATTGgagcaaaaaaatatttttatgaatattttaataatttatttgattaattgaaCTAAATAAATTGATGTAACTGAAAATCGATGTTGTGATCGGTTGACCACTTTTTCGATTCCAAAAACATTGACTTACACTATTATCTTCCCTTAGTAGTATCACAGTTTCTTGATTTGGATGCATCCATAACTCATTGTTCTATTCCTTCTTTTACTATATAGACACCTTCTAATGCCTAGTTATGGTCCTTATTTTTCCTCTGGCCAGATAAACCAAAGTACTTAAAGACAAAGTGCATGTTATTAAGTTTCAGTTACTAATAAATATGGGTTAAAACCAAATACTACATACTTCTTTTTCATTGTCGTATTAAGTATAGCAGCAAACTAGAATCTCTGTATTAGAGAGGGACATAACATAACCAAGTTTGAAGTTTGAACCTTGTCATAAAAAAATTGTACAAGTCACAAACAAGTTGGAAATATAACTCTGAGAAATTATGCATTTCACAAACCCCAAAAAGAAGCCTCATTTtatacccaaaaaaaaaaaaaaaagaagaagagagagGACAGCCCTTGGCATATCTAATTAATTTACAAGAAGCAGAAAATCAAAGCGTAAGTGTATCAGTATGTGTTtgttttgatgatgaaatatttcAACAAGAGTGGAAGGGTAAAGTAAGAGGAAGATGATGGTGATGGTGATGGTGGTGGTGATGGTTGGACTCTTTCTCTATTTGCCACTTGAGATTAAGAAAATCATCGACGGAACATGGCAGCTTCAAAGGTCCCTTGGTGTGGTAGCCGTAGACCTCATAAGCCTTGTCCAACAGCTGCTTGAAAAGTGGATGGTAAAGGTAAGATATAGGAATCACAAATCGCTGAAAACCATGTTGTTCATCCTCCTCTTCTAATCCTACCTCCACTGCAAGCCACCCTTTCTTCACCTTCCCCTTTGCCTTCTCCATTTTCTCTACTGTTCTTTTTCTAAACGACTCTGGACTTTGCTTATTTTTCCCGCAAAGCTGAGGCTTGCAACTTGCAAGTGCGTGCTTATATGTATTTATACCACACAGACACAGCTAAATGGAACATTATGGTTGGGTTTTACACATACCCTCTTTGAGTagtaataaaaaattaagaaatacGAGTTAGTACCACTTTATACGGAACAATCATGAATTTGGGTTCTTTTTggtttccttttttctttctccAGAATCCTGCAAGTTGGTTGGAGGTGGGATTtttgttgtaaaaaaaaaaaaagcataatgGTTGGAGAGGAGTATTTGACCCACCATACAAGTGGAACTGATGTCGACCTAATAATCTTACTCCTTCCATTTCCATATCTGTATAAGTGGCTTCTTGTAGGTAATATTCATAGTTATATTATAGAGTATCTGTTGGGGTATTTGGAAAACACTAAGCACCTTCTACCTCTGTTGCTTTATTgtgttgtatatgatgagatgatGAGAAAGTAAAGTAATGTAAAGCAAAGCATTAGGGCTTGACCTGTATTATAatgataaataaagtaaagaAGCAGGTCAAAGTTGAATTCTTAGTCATCTATCAGTACGGAGGTCCTTCTCAGAAATGCAATTTGCCTTTTAGTATATCATTATAAATTCCAAGTGCTTCTATCCTGCCAAGCTAATCTTCTAATATATTACACACCGATGATAAAAttgggtaaactattaaaatagtcacttttatttatttcagattatattttagtcacttatatttgaaatgttatgttttagtcacttgtGTTATCACAtcgtaacattttagtcactacgCTGTTAACTGTGTAACGGTAAGGCAACGTGGCAAGTTAAATTAACATTTCAAGcaaaaaatttaggttaatttatacaatcggttctcatatttcttttcattttgagcaatttatttttttcttcattttccatTCTCTCCTACTTCTCCATCTGTTTTTCTCCCTTCTTCCTTTCTTTTAACATAgttgtttttttaaatattttttatttgttaaaactagtctatacttttattttttttgaacaatttattttttttgagTGAGGCGAACTTGTAGACtaattttaacaaatgaaaatataaaacaaaacattgttaaaataaatgaagaatggaggaaaatgagaaaagttaacaagaatataaaagaaaaaaaattaaattgctcaaaacgaaaaaagATGGGGACTGATTGAataaattaacctaaattttttgtttgaaataatgATTTAATGTGCCACATCAGCTTACCGTTACATCGTTAACAATAATTaacggctcagtgactaaaatattataacacgataacataagtgactaaaatgtaacctatgataaataaaataactattttaatagtttacctaaaaatatttatttcagaaattgaaattaaaaatgaTGGATTAAAAAGAATGtcatgtattttatttatttatttattaaatattaattaaacacCCATAATGCTTATGAAAGGAATTGTAAAGAAAAGATAAATCTTCATGTCTAATACATAAAAGTAAATACTAGGATTAGACGATTTGCAGTAAGTGAGGTTGACGTCCGTACAAATGGTGCCCATTCATGTAAAATTAGTTTttctaaagttttttttttacccAAAAACATGATAATAGCTCATTATAAAATATCACACGACCCGGATCGGTCTGATCTGATCTGTTTTCATTAAGAACTTGACTTTAATAAGAAAAGATGACAATAGTTCGTCACCTTTTAAAATAGTTCATCATCAATATATCAAATACTAAATCgttattttaaaaatgattttatgaaattgaaaaaaagtaaaaaaaacacACCTGTCTAGTTTGCATGGAAAGTTGTACTACTTATAAGTAGTTGCCAAGTTAGAGAAAACAAGCAGTTGTTTGGACAGATTTGGAAAGGGATAAAAGGAATAAGCAATGATATGGTCGGCAGCGGGAAATATGGCGAGGCACCATTTAATGCATTATACTCTTTAGCTTTTCTATCCCATTTGACTGATAACAACCATGGATGGGATTTGGGCGGTGGTGGCGCACTCATTTCTACCATGCTTTTTTATCTTCTTCCCAAACTCTTTGCCCAAAAATAAATTGCGGCCCTGCTGTGCAACAGTGGGGCAGGCTTTGCAAGCAGATGGTTAAAGGGATTGATCGATTAAAGTCTCGGCCGGTTACATATGCACGATTGATATGATTTGATGGCCTTTAAACTCTATTGGATTGCCATGTTTTATTGGCGAACTCAAATGCATCATGACCTCTCCTTTTTATATGTTCCTTTATcgttattttcacttttatctctCAATTCCTAATTTTCTAGCCATTGTTTTCCTCCtcttttttttatgaaaaatatatgttttaattttgaatttctaaGCTGCAATCAAGCTTCCTTTAATCTTCATTAAACCCCTGCATCATCAACAGTATTGTGTTTTAATTGTTAGACTTACATGTCTAAGTAGATTAACATTGCAACTCTCATCAAAGAAATAGAAATAGGAGATTTTCACCTCATAAAATCAAGCTGGGGATTCATCTTCTCATGTGGTAAAGCAAAACCCAGCACCAAAGAGAACATCGGTGTAGACAAAGCATTTGACAAACAAAAAGCCACAGCGCATCACCAAAGCCAAATGCATAGAACATGACACCCCATAAACCAGCCCCAAAGACAACACATAACAAGCCAACAGATTAAAGCCATAAAACACAAACCAAGCATAGAAACATCACCATAAGAATCAAGTGCTGCAGCAGTCATGGCTTTTGTACTTTATGTTCTAAGATGATTAGTGCTAGCTTTGTGAATTGGAGGTGGGATTTGATTAAGCTATGGCTTAATCCTCATATGTTTATGCTTTACATCTTATCATGCATAGTAACTTTTTGGACTTACCCATTAATCTGCATAGGATAATGCTCATTACATTTAGTAACGAACGCATTATAACTTGTTCATAAATTACCACGTAATCCGCGTAGCTTGATGCTacttgtacaagcccaattttgggctcaAATAAACATAACCCAACTACCTAATTAAAACTCAATACAAACAcaaaacttagcccaaaacactaacccaacccaaaaaaaaaaatcaaaaaaagaaaACCCCTAAtcccacctactccaccacccttgttggctacccaccttggccacctaaatcaccccaaccactccacttgcttacaaaaatttatttgtaaaatatagctataaaagccattcaagactatGTTAGAAGGgggttttttgttttttggaaaggctattttttggagattaatcaaagatcaaagcaaaagaggtttcttttgtctattctcatctttaagttctttgtttgtttattgttttcctttcaattttattttgttttttttatacgaaagtaaaaataaaagtaagaagcttacccatattttcattaccgaAAAAGGTTTTTTGAGGTCCGGCCATCATGTACGGTGGTAGCTAGATAATGCCCGTGGGGTTCATGACCGAAGCAAAGCCGGACCAACGGCCGGGTTTAGAAAAGAgggagaaagagagttgagagctttgttttattttttttattttattatttttactattatttatattattattattatttctcatgtatatattattatttatattattattaccatatttatttatattattattatcattattgttacttctattatttttatttcgactactattattatatatatatatatattattgtttgtattagtattattattattatcaccctattgttattactttacttttgtattctaatatattattaatattactcatattttcattatttttgctattactattattattatatattagtgtatatttttatgtatatatatatatttatatatagtattgtttttattactttaatttaatatttttattatatttgctttttgtatttctatatttattattattattattattatatagtagtgtgtatttctattatatacatatatatatatatattttttatatatagtattattatttactttactttaatattattcttattatcattatatccaacccaataataattctttcataaaagtaatattccgtatttggtaattcgagacaatcgtgccctaacttactgggttttgatttttctcctttaacctaaataacggaatactcttttaaatcaagacacgagttttgaaaaatgcttattctcggagatacgaggtgttgtgccctaacttactgggtatggcattttgttacctcgaaataagatttttgcaagtaaaggcaatattcggtgttagggaattcgaggaaacgtgccctaacttactgggttttgattttcctcgttcaccttaactaactgaataaccttttgaaatacacaaacttttatataaaaggcaagctcgctctcgaaaatttaagatgtcgtgtcctaacttactggatgtgacattttatattgtgaaaCGAGGaggtccttaacatttgagcattttctttacaaagagggatcgtattttaaattctttcaagttttcaaattttcgacactaagacactaattaatcaactaggtaccaattttgggcgtatcaagggtgctaatccttcctcgtgcgtaaccgactcccgaactcattttctgattttcgtagaccaaaaattatcgttttagtaaatcttaacttttattaaaatgattaatttaaggtgatccgatcacacctaaaaagattggtggcgactcctgttttcgttttttttctccaagtcgatacccgATTTTcctaaaaaatggttacgacagcttggcgactccactggggagttttataagagagtcaagccacaagttgattaacttttgtcttttttcgAAAATTGAGAATTTGGCTTTGATATACGATCTCTTCATTGCGTTTCACTCATTTTTTGtactgttttcatcattttattcctattttctttaatcgttttaagtttttatgcatatatcttctcgcattgcattgcatgaccgttgtggtcacacccttaagtgggagtgagaaactacgccttcgtgaggttttcacctctgtgtaggatagtggatcactttcggaatacatccgtacctatggtttcgtgagattttcatctccgtgtagccatagggaaatgtattcccctgaattgaactcgattcaaatgagcctataatgggtgaagatcgaggaatctgctggttcaggtacccttactctagaaccaaaccacatataaagagacctaggagcccacactaggtagagccactccgaatccctagtggtc contains these protein-coding regions:
- the LOC108459954 gene encoding auxin-responsive protein SAUR32-like; this translates as MEKAKGKVKKGWLAVEVGLEEEDEQHGFQRFVIPISYLYHPLFKQLLDKAYEVYGYHTKGPLKLPCSVDDFLNLKWQIEKESNHHHHHHHHHHLPLTLPFHSC